From a region of the Hemitrygon akajei chromosome 16, sHemAka1.3, whole genome shotgun sequence genome:
- the LOC140739791 gene encoding C2 calcium-dependent domain-containing protein 4C-like yields MWLFEKIRGSVENNLNRAGDAGGRDKQPKAPMFSNVLTPDKIPDFFIPPKFPNSSSEGASAENAENRQKSSNLRASTSEQIFVTRRPQGSPRVKSKTSSEAGSNLLKVANRHIIQIESADEANSDDLAELGCNTNYDPQSQSAMSLPYIPMTQTSYGFSTLVESPHTRRKESLFHSDHGSPVTSPSSPRKRPSGHRGNGDSQHLNPPEFSLSLASTYRYFSGGESDTASSAESSPFNSPLLSRSVSGASLLKMFSHENLAKHCKPLQSFTRNSSLSTDECSSTDASPNISKRLRCPTPPAGGPPAVQGVLPLSLLQYQDRVHKEHTIRLNRGGAIRLAAEYDCTNARLRIRIITAEDLYDKTLDNKSINCCVILYLTPGKVQKQRSTIIKNSRNPIFNEDFFFDGLPLDEFKRAALKLKVVNKASSLKRDAVLGEKELKLSLLLPFF; encoded by the coding sequence ATGTGGCTCTTCGAAAAAATTAGAGGCTCTGTGGAGAACAATTTGAATCGCGCCGGAGACGCCGGCGGCAGGGACAAGCAGCCTAAGGCTCCCATGTTCAGCAATGTGTTGACCCCGGATAAAATCCCTGATTTCTTTATCCCTCCCAAATTTCCGAACAGCTCGTCCGAGGGAGCGTCCGCCGAGAACGCCGAAAACCGGCAGAAGTCGTCAAACTTGAGAGCTTCCACCTCCGAGCAGATCTTCGTCACTAGAAGACCCCAAGGCAGCCCCAGGGTGAAGAGTAAGACCTCTTCGGAGGCCGGCAGCAACCTATTGAAGGTGGCCAACCGGCACATCATTCAGATCGAGAGTGCGGATGAAGCCAATTCTGATGACTTGGCAGAGCTGGGCTGCAACACCAATTATGACCCTCAATCGCAGAGTGCCATGTCTCTCCCTTACATCCCGATGACACAGACTTCCTATGGCTTTTCTACTTTGGTGGAGAGTCCTCACACCAGGAGGAAGGAATCATTGTTCCATTCTGATCACGGGAGCCCCGTGACCTCGCCCAGTTCCCCAAGAAAGCGCCCGTCTGGTCACAGAGGCAATGGGGACAGCCAGCATCTCAACCCACCCGAGTTTAGCCTGTCCCTGGCGAGCACCTACAGATACTTCAGTGGCGGAGAGAGCGACACTGCCTCTTCTGCGGAGTCCTCCCCCTTTAACTCGCCCCTTCTCTCCCGTTCGGTCTCAGGGGCGTCGCTGCTCAAGATGTTCAGCCACGAGAACCTGGCCAAGCACTGCAAGCCCCTTCAGTCGTTCACCCGCAACAGTTCCTTGTCCACGGACGAGTGCAGCTCCACCGACGCCAGCCCAAATATCTCCAAAAGGCTCAGGTGCCCCACGCCTCCAGCTGGTGGTCCTCCAGCCGTACAGGGGGTTCTCCCGCTCAGCTTGCTCCAATATCAAGACCGAGTCCATAAAGAGCACACCATCCGCCTCAACAGGGGGGGTGCCATCAGGCTGGCTGCGGAGTATGACTGCACGAACGCCCGCCTTCGCATCCGGATAATCACTGCGGAGGACCTCTACGACAAGACTTTGGACAACAAGAGCATCAACTGTTGCGTCATTTTGTACCTGACTCCCGGAAAGGTCCAGAAGCAGCGGAGCACCATCATCAAGAATAGCAGAAACCCGATTTTCAATGAAGACTTCTTTTTCGACGGACTCCCGCTTGATGAGTTTAAGAGGGCGGCTTTGAAGCTGAAAGTCGTCAACAAAGCCTCCAGCCTCAAACGCGATGCGGTCCTGGGTGAGAAAGAACTGAAATTGTCCTTGTTGCTTCCTTTCTTCTGA